The Bombus terrestris chromosome 6, iyBomTerr1.2, whole genome shotgun sequence DNA window AAGATTTTCAGggttcatttttcttttcgtgtATCTGGGGGCTGGGAGGCACGTTGACTGTAAAATCGAGAGAACGGTTCAGCGTTCTCTTTCGTGGCTTTCTCGAAAGAGATTTTCCTGTGGATTTGATAGAAATGTTCAAATTACCGAAACCGATAAAACCACCTTTGAaaccatatatatttattatgccAAGGGATGGTCTTGTCTTTGACTACAAATTTATCAAAGAGGTAAGTTGACCAGAAATTTATCCAAGATAATCCCGTTGAATCCCATGTGTGACGTGAGaccaaattatacatataattcccTAATTCTATCGACGGTGTTTACTGTTTGCGGCCAGGGCAAAGGAAAATGGAGACTATGGTCTGATGAATTGCTTGACATCCCACCTATTCCTCGTGACATTCCTGTAAATCAAATAATAGTACCTACCGTTGAGACGATACGGTACACAGCCCTATTTCGTTTGCTAGTAAGCAACGAAAAACCAGTGTTATTCGTAGGCCCCACTGGAACTGGAAAATCCGTCTATATAAttgattttctattaaaaaaaaataatcccACAGTAAACAAACCACTGATCATCAATTTTTCTGCGCAAACTACGGCGAATCAAACTCAAGACACGATTATGGGAAAATTGGATAGACGGCGGAAAGGCGTTTACGGAGCGCCTATAAGTAAACGGTGGATCGTTTTTGTCGATGATCTTTCGATGCCGATGAAAGAAATTTACGGGGCACAACCTCCGATCGAATTGTTACGTCAATGGCTGGATCACGGAGAATGGTAAAAAATGAAATGATTTCCCTTTCGtttctgtttatttttttctttctcatgaTATATGTGTATAGTGACAAGCGAAAAAGCTatggaaaattcatttttctgtaGATTGCTGTTTAAAATTGGTTGCAGGTAcgatagaaaagagaaaagtatGATAAAACTGATCGACGTTCATCTAATGTGCGCTATGGCTCCACCATATCGCGGCGGGAAGGATGTTACACCCCGATTTAAAAGACATTTTGTCGTCTTAACGATATCAGAATTTGAAGACGAAGTAATGACCATGATATTTAGTAAAATCGTGCTCTGGCATCTTGATACGAGGTTTGTACAAAGCTTTAGTTGATCCACgtgtacgtgtgtgtatgtgAGCCCGCGcatatggtaataataattagtaataGATGATATtatacataacataataatttgTAGTAGATacgtttcttctctttcgtcCGTTTTCTCATTTTTTGTCCATTTTATTCCTGTCCCCGTTTTTACATGCCTTTCTCGTGCTTCTTtccttatctttttttctttatttttttgaaaataaaaaatttattaattaaatttctttcagaGGATTCAGTAAAGAATTCGATCCATGTATCGACGAAATCGTTCTGGGCACGTTGGATGTATACAAGGAAAGTCTCTCTAATCTGTTACCAACACCGGCCAAATGTCATTATGTCTTCAATCTTCGCGACTTTTCCAAAGTGATACAGGTCTTTATATCTTTAAATCGTCAAACTTATTTAAACACGTGTTTAGCATCAGTCATGGTTAGTATCGGTTGTGCTTCAATAAATGTACGTCAGTTAAATTAATTGGAGCGTTTAGAACGAAAGTAACAGCAACGATATATACACGTATTAAAGTATAGAGTAGTTTTGATACTGAGTATCAATGCATCCGTGTAAGTAGTCCACAAGTACATCTTCTCGAACAACGTACGAGATTATGCTCCAtacacatacgtacatacatacatacatacatacatacatacatgcatacatgcACATGCATGCAAGTACAGATTTCCATGGACGAGCGTATGTATAAcgtatacagtaataatatgcGAATACATAGGGAGTCCTGCTGTCCGTCCCGGAAACTATGCCGAGTTTAACCAGCATGAGGAGACTTTGGGTACACGAGGTACTTCGAGTTTTTGGGGATCGTTTAATAGATCAAGAAGATATCTCTTGGCTGGTGAAACAAATACGCGTCACTTTGAACGATCGAATGAATGTGTTAATGGAAGAACTGTTTAAAGATCTTCTACCCCCGCAAAGAGAAGCAACTTTGGATGATAAAGTAAGTTTGCAAACTAACTTTTTCAATGTTGATAACAACATGCTGTTCATTTCTATCTCTCCTATCGAATTAAAGTCACAAGCAATAATCACCGAGCAAGAACTTCGAAATTTAGTGTATTGCGATTTTGGCGACACCAAGGTAGATATCAGACTTTATCAAGAGGTTCCAGATCTCGACCAGTTACGAGAAATAGTAGAAACTTATTTAGCTGAATACAACACGATGTCTAGAAAGCCGATGAATTTAGTGTTATTCCGGTAAGTATACGATACAATCGTCATCGTACGATATTGAATAATTTGTTAACGCTAGagctaccgatagttaacatctgggaccatgattcTTGGGTGATCccggttgacacatttataaaattgtagaaccagtcatttttcactggtgtggtatttctagtgttcgATCGTTTCTagcgataaataatttatagagcGTGAATTTTTACGTCTTTGTGgaaaattttgggaaaatagaaaatagaacgcGCATAACGTGCAAACGTGTGCAAGATATCCTAAGTATAGTCCCGCTTATAATATCGTCGCTCTGTCTCTCATCCGCTCTATTTTCACAATAGCTTTTACACTGAGAAAACCGAGTTTGAAGTTTTTATACAGTTTGCTTATCGTGCAAAGTTAGAACTCGGAAGAATCGAATATTTGTCGCCTTCTAAGTAGAATTCTCATTATATTATCGGGAATTCGTACTCTTTATACCATCGAGACTTGCGTGGATTGATGGAAgcatcgttgcgaaagtcattgcATCATTGcggggaaaaaatataacacgatgtaggaaatttaaaataaaattgtaaatccattaaatttgactggtgtggtagttctagtgttaataaaGATAAATGTCGATACGTACGCGAATATAACATATTTGAATATAAACGTACGCGAAACACGTTAGGTACGCCATCGAACATTTGTCACGAATTTCCCGTATTATCAAGCAACCGCGTAATCACGCGCTTCTTGTCGGAGTCGGCGGTACGGGAAGACAGTCGTTAACTAGACTAGCCTCGCATATATGTGACTACGACGTTTTTCAAGTTGAAGTTACTCAACAATACGGAGTTAACTCGTGGCACGAGGATATAAAAGGGATTCTAAGGCGCGTGACTGCCACCGATCTTCACTCCACCTTTCTCTTCTCCGATGCACAAATTAAGCAGGAAAGCTTCCTCGAAGATATCAGCAATATTCTTAATTCCGGAGAGGTAAAATGATATCGTTGGCAAACATATTTCcacctctttctttttctttgtttctttcgtcAAATGGGATTGGGATTGACGATGATggttaaaatatttagatacCGAATATATTCACCGTCGAGGAACTGGCCGAAATATGCGAACACATGAAGCAAATAGACAGGCAGCGGGACCGATCGGTGCAAACGGATGGAAGCGCGGTAGCATTGTTCAATCTTTTCGTTCAGATAACTCGCGATCAACTACACATCGTAATGGTGATGTCACCGATAGGAAATGATTTTCGCAACCGGATCAGAAAATTTCCGGCATTAGTCAACTGCTGTACCATCGATTGGCTTCAGGTATTCGCATAAACTTGATACCTATTATATCTTTATGTGAGATAATAACGATGACGATAGTAACAACAAATGGCTACCTACTAACATGTATTATAGTCAGTATTACAGTGTTAGATCAGTATTACAGTAGAttactattatataatacatgCTTGGAACTTGAAACACGCAGCGTATATTTGGTTTTACTTGTGACGACATTTGATTTAAGCCATGGCCAGAGGATGCTCTATTAGCGGTTGCGACTAGATTTCTGCGGGCCATTGAATTGACGGATAACGAAAGAACCGCTGGTATCGACATGTGTCAATTCTTTCACGTCTCCACGCAAAATTTGAGCGCAGAGTTTTTCATTCGACTAAACAGACACGTTTATGTCACCCCAACGTCGTACCTTGAGATGATAAACACGTTTAAGGATCTGTTGGGAAGGAAACGAGAGTAAGTACCTACATACGTACATAATGATGTTATAAATATGCATGCACGTACGTATGATAAATCAATTCAGATCGATTATCGTGTTGGTTAGGTGGTTGGTGCTTGTTAATCGATTAATATTACACCGGCTGATATTAAATCgacttttttaacaaaataggGAAATAATTAATGCGAAAACTCGATACGAGCGTGGTTTGGATCAATTGGATGAAACGCAAAAACAAGTAGTAACGATGCAAGAAACTCTGAAATTGTTGCAACCGCAACTAATAACAGCCACCCAAGATGTTGAAAGAATGTTGCTCGAGGTTGATAAGGAAAGACAAGAAGTGGCAGAATTTGAGAAAGTTGTGAAAATTGACGAAAGCGTAGCCGAGGTTACTGAAATATTCACTTAAAATAACTAACGAACATTTTATTTACACGATACGACTTGGGACTTTCGATCTACCAACTTTCGATCGTTCTGATCCCTAACGCTAtaatcgtaatttattttatttataggtTTATGCGAACGAAGCAGCTGCGATTAAAGCGGAATGTGACGCTGATTTAGCAGAAGCGATGCCAATTTTAAAACGTGCTCAAAGCGCTTTGGACACTTTGACGACTACCGACATCGCTGTAATAAGAACGATGAAGAAACCACCGCAAGGAGTGAGATTGATCGTCGAGAGCGTCTGTGTCCTCAAGGTTTGCGTTGTTCAATTTCTAAACATCTAAGTAAACTATCTGGATGACAAAGTTTAACTAACTCGTAATTTGTCCTTCGCCGTACTTACCACCGAAGAAAAACTGAAGAAAAGATAGGAATCTGAAAAAGATAGGAATCACGTTACTAATATAATGTTACTAAGTTAATACCAATTATCTCGTTAggaagtatatttaaaatacattattatttcAACTCGTTTTGACACTTTGCTTACTTGACACATTCGCTGCTACTCATCTTATGAAATACCTTTGTTTCAAgtactaatattatatttatccaTTTTAACATACGCTGTCCATTATCTTTCTTGGTATTTCTAATTTTAAGTCTTGTTGAAATATATCAAAAACAGCGCAATTACAGTATTTACGCTTAGGTAGTCCAAGTGACGTAACAAACACGTAAGATCGCCTGCTACGTACATTCTCTTCTACAGCAAATAAAACCAGAGAGAGTTCAGCAAGCTGACGGTACATTCATCGAGGATTATTGGAGGGCTTCTCTTAGAATGCTGAGCGACGTGAAATTTCTCGATTCGTTGCTCAATTTTGACAAGGATAACATCCCTGATACCGTGATCGAAAAAATTCGAAGAGAATACCTGACTAATCCGGACTTTAATcctgaaaagataaaaaaagtaTCAACAGCATGCGAGGGATTGTGCCGATGGGTATTCGCAATGTCGGAATATGATAAAGTATCGAAAGTAGTCGCTCCGAAGAAAAGAGCTTTGGCAGAAGCTCAGAAGATTTATGATAAAGCCATGGATACTCTAAAAGCAAAGCGAGAACAACTTCGACAAGTACAGGTACACCGACTATTTTCAAATGATTACATCGACTATCGTACTTTTTTCGTCTGATAAGTCGGTCAGTAAGCTTTCGAGTAACTACGGCCGCGAAACCAAATGAAAACGAATGATTTTGCATTTAGGAAAGATTGAAAATATTGGAAGAACTTTTGGAACAAAGAAAAACTGCTTTTCAAGCAATGTCCGACAAAGTGACAGACTGTGAGATCAAGCTAAAACGAGCCGAGGACCTAATTGGAGGTTTGGGCGGAGAATATTCGCGTTGGTCCGATACCGCGAAATCTTTAGGAGAAAGGTCAGAGTTTTTGTACTTGTTATGCACGCGATATTATACGATGCGggatatatagtagtagtcgAATGTAATCGAAAGTTGGGAACGCCGTACAGGTATCAGCGATTAATGGGTGATATCGTGATCGCTTCTGGCGTGGTCGCGTACCTAGGTCCATTTACGATGCCGTTCCGTCTTCGACAAACTGTTCTATGGGTAAAACGATGTACCGATTTGCAGGTAATTTGTAGTTCCGATTTCCAGTTGCGCGACACCCTTGGAGATCCAGCTTTAATCAGATCTTGGAATATTTTCGGACTCCCAAACGATGCATTTTCAGTCGATAACGGTATTATCATCAAGTAAGCAAACAaacaaattcataaaataagaaTCCTCCCTTTGTGTCTTTCGTAATTTCTCCTACGATGTTTGCTATACTAATGCGATACTAATTCGGGCCTACATCGATCGAACGTGTAGAAATTCAAGAAGATGGCCGCTTATAATAGATCCCCAAGGTCAGGCTAATAGATGGATAAAAAACATGGAAAAACAAAATAACGTGAATATTATTCGGCTAACTCAGCCTGACTACGGCCGAGTGTTAGAAAACGCATTGCAATTTGGATTACCAGTGCTTCTTGAACACGTTGACGAAGAATTGGACGCTATACTCGAACCGATTTTACTTAAAGAAACGTTTAAACAGGCTGGTGCGATCTGCATAAAATTCGGCGATGCAATTATCGAATACAGTTTCAATTTTAGGTATttggataaatatatatatatgcatatacacacacgcacacacatatAGTCATGTATAGTCATTCATCGGTTTGTTGTTAGACTGTACATTACGACGAGATTAAGAAATCCGCATTATTTGCCAGAGGTAGCAGTGAAGGTAACACTGTTGAATTTCATGATAACACCAACCGGATTAGAAGATCAATTATTGGGCATTGTTGTAGCGAAGGAAAGGCCAGACTTGGAATCGGAAAAGAACGCTTTGATCATGCAAGGAGCTGCGAATAAAAAGTAACTAGTCCGActgtaaaatattacaaatgttatacatcgatgaaaaatcatttttttctctatatttttaaaaaaataaaaaaataaataaataaaaaaaatcaggCTATTGCAAGAAACAGAGGACAAAATCTTGGAAATATTATCGATTGCCGAAGGCAACGTATTAGAGGACGAAGAAGCGGTAGATATTTTAACATCGTCTAAAAATTTGAGCAATGAAATTCAAGTAAAACAAACGGTAGCTGAACAAACGGAAAAGTTAATCGACGATGCTAGATTGCAGTACACGCCTGTCGCCGTATATTCCACCGTATTGTTCTTCACCAGTGGTATCAGTCTTCACTTGTTATACGTTGCGTAACATTACGAATTTTGATCGTCCCTTTTCCTTCTGTTATCTACCGAATAAATACGGTAGAAGATATCACTTATTTATCCTTCGATCTTATAACGGAAAATGTATCGTTTCCCTTCGATCGAAAAACGGTTGCGATCTAGACGATAATCGAACTAAAAAGGAGTATAACAGATTggaaataatgaataattttgtttcagCTGCCTTGGTAAATATCGATCCTATGTATCAATATTCATTGTCGTGGTTCGTAAATTTATTCGAACTGGCTATCGATCATACGGAACCAGCGGAAATGGTTGAACAACGACTAAAAGatcttatgaaatatttcacatattcTCTGTACGCGAACATTTGTAGATCTTTATTCGAGAAGGACAAGTTATTGTTTTCTCTGTTACTTGCGATCAATTTGCTGGAGCAACGAGGGCAACTTTGTCCGTCGCATTGGATGTTTTTATTAACGGGTGGAGTTGGTATCGATAATCCATATGTAAATCCAACAACATGGCTACCGACTAAACAATGGAACGAACTATGTAATCTTGACGAGATTCAAGAGTTCTCGGTTAGTCTGGAAAACGAACTCGCGATATTCCATTTCCACTTAAAATGAACATACGCACGAGTACTGGCTTTTCATCCTTCTTGCGATTCCGCTAGGGCATTCGAGAATCATTTACTGGCAATACCAGCCAATGGAAACGATTATTCGACTCGAAGGAACCGCAGATCGAAACAATCCCTGTACCGTTCCAACATCTGAACCTATTTAAAAGAATGTTGATACTGAGATGCATTCGTCCTGATAAGATTCTGCCAGCAGTGCAAAATTTCGTCCAAGGTATCGTCGATCCGATATTTTCTTTATCTAGCCTAAACTCACTGACTTATTAATTAACTTTCAGCGGAACTTGGTTCGCAGTTTATCGAACCGCCACCGCTCGATTTGGCATCGACTTATGCCGACTCAAACTGCTGCACTCCATTGATATTCGTATTGACGCCCGGTACCGATCCAACGCAATTATTACTCTCGTTTGCCGATGAACAAGGTTATAGCGTCAATCGCCTTTTCTCTATTTCCCTCGGCCAAGGCAAGTGCtttgatttttataatataattttcatgtataatgaatataatataatataatataatataatataatataatataatataatataatataatataatataatataatataataatgtatataatgtttaataattaaatataataaataaaataaaagtataataaagaaatattttcggGACAATTTCACAGCGTTGACAAAGGATGAGAGTAAatggaattaataaatttgaacgCTTAATAGGACAGGGACCAATTGCCGAGGAAATGATTCAAACCGCTGTGATAGTTGGTAACTGGGTTGTTCTACAAAACTGTCATTTGGCGATTAGTTGGATGAGTACCTTGGAAAAAATTTGCGAAGGTTTGATGCCCGATACGATTCACTCGGAGTTTCGACTGTGGTTGACGAGCTATCCGTCCGAACATTTTCCGTCCTCGGTTCTAGAGAATAGTATAAAAATGACGAATGAACCGCCGAAAGGCTTAAGAGCTAACATCGTTAGATCGTACACGAGCGATCCGATTATTGATCCGGATTTTTTCGAATCTTGTTCCCAAACGGAAAACTTCAAAAAGCTTCTTTATTCGTTGTGTTTCTTCCACGCCGTAATCCAGGAAAGACGACAATTTGGCCCAATCGGTTGGAACATTACATACGAATTCAACGAGACTGATCTTCGAATCAGCGTTTTACAATTACACCTTTTCCTCGATCAATTTGAAGACGTGAGATTCGATGCTCTCAAGTATTTGACCGGAGAATGCAACTATGGCGGAAGAGTTACGGATGACTGGGATCGCAGAACTTTGAATACGATATTGTCGAAATTTTATTGCcagtaaattcatattttcctaTTTCTATATACCTCTCACTTATACATATACTCCTATGTACCATCTACTGTACATACATACTTTCATATGTATATACGAAATACTTTCAtattcatatgtatgtatgtatgtatgtatgtatgtatgtatgtatgtatgtgtgtatgtttgTTCCCATGCAATTCTTCTATCGTGATTTCAACTATTTTCCAGGCAGTTACTTATCGAAAAACGTTATTATTTCGATGATACTTTGATGGTTTATTATTGCCCAAGCGTGCGAGAGCATGAAGCATTTGTGGAATACACAAAAAACTTACCCTTAATCACTGAACCGAGTGTTTTCGGTATGAACGAAAATGCGGACATCATCAAAGATCAGCATGAAACGAACCTCTTGTTTTCGTCGCTCCTACTAACACAGGTAATCTACTTTACCCTCTCCTACAGTTCTTCCTCTCTATATTTCTGACTTACTATCTGAATGCCTTATTTTTATACCTATCTACATGTCGCATTCATTACATATTTCATGTATTTATCTTTACGTGGCAACCTTATTTAGGACCGTGTggtatgtatatagatatagattatatatttttctttacatCCAACATTATCTCTATTGGTTTTGTTTATCCAGTAAATACGAGTAAATTTCTTGAAAGAATCAAACTAATTTTGAATAAACATAGAACGAGAAAGGGTAGGGatatttcattgatttttaaGTAATTACTTGCTGTATTTAACAACTAATCTTtttcttgtaataatttattcaattcTTCCAATTCTTCTATCATCGCTGAATTAGGATCTCTGGCAATTGCAACAGGTTAGTCAATTTGCAGtacattttcttcaatttcttatCGACTGTTTAACGATAAAAGTTTAATGTTGCGTTAATTACAAGTATAAAAATCGAGTTAAACCTCATTTTTGGTTTATTTTTGCCCACTGGCAGGAAAGCGTCAAGTCTGGAACCGGACAATTCACCAACGATGAAATAGTGCTTAGAATGTCGaatgatattttacaaaaattgccAGATGACTATGATCTTGTATCGGCGCTTGGAAAGTATCCAATGTCTTACGAACAAAGTATGAATACTGTGTTGGTCCAAGAAATGGGAAGATTTAACAAACTTCTCAATTATGTTAGAACCAGTCTGGAGAATATTATACGTGCTATTAAAGgttttttttattctctttttagCAAATGTCCTATATTACATTTCTAGTTAACTCGTCGTATCCTCATGCTCGTTCTATCTGTTATTTACAATTGCAGGTATTGTTATCATGTCATTTGAATTGGAAGATATCTATGACGCAATTTTGACAAACAAGATACCTGCTTTATGGCAACAATACTCTTATCCGTCGCTAAAGCCACTTGGTAGTTATGTACATGATTTACTAAGCCGCTT harbors:
- the LOC100648960 gene encoding dynein axonemal heavy chain 7 isoform X4 gives rise to the protein MYKYLSLCREREKFRTRLVDMIKRKRKKEKEKTFRRINTCMQEIEEEEEMDDDIILENNDNVLRYCYYLTQGIDDVYVGSMDVDLLMNILRRVPTKWKDKFKELLNRLVKEVKEEYILSVKKSVIEFVIGNSVYSSLKQFTALEKNEQFEGIRLPKEHEVNYRWNRARLERRVILYRPVVRRIFDYWYREFSGCKLINGRELAARDASYDLGNFERTISKMCSRVKEELAKHWLPKIQGILITAFERNELPLISDTSGCRRLFSCIGFIMEDQLRGAYLRSIEEYVDYLHSRNNKCRGFDIKMTVRNSNVLFEPTFKVFTDTFSTILNLLGETIGTLPRVETMLDISSIAIHRKLLEPYMSHECLEKYTEEISQLIEREKIGPITQLSEFENYANFINDSEAEKVQEFLKCDTADNFENYYTLIAYYDRLSRSIKVEYDRSYFAGFFVVHRGEIIKYIASVARKLKEELVGKMIIEYQQKSRAVGNEYQRIVDRALSVPANTRELIELRKFINTTEIETAGQLESRLREIIKYIVVLSDYSILTPVELKINNFAFQWYYKLPDIFEQHREIAASKIGEFQNILKKKIEQFERELEIYAKYCDELQYWGNMEEIYRYKKKADRLENKLITAMDTIDGFNEEEELFGWEQSQYPLRKATADKLGPYKRLYDATCEFLTNYDTWMNSMIGSQEPEEIETATAIAYRTIYRLERSIQEPITKKLAENIRIKIEEFKEHMPVIVTLGNPSLKNRHWEQVSEIVGFPIKVDESMTLAKILDYGLTDYVTKFEGISEAATKEGSLERALIRMHLDWAEITFIVNAYRDTGTYVIASIDDIQLLLDDHLIKAQTMKNSLYIKPFEKETLEWESKLLLLQSIMDYWLQVQATWMYLEPIFSSPDIQQQMPEEGRRFSAVDKIWREIMSCVAADPRVMSVIEIDKMLERLRKCINLLDLVQKGLTAYLEKKRLYFPRFFFLSNDELLEILSETKDPTRVQPHLKKCFEGIAQVSFTVDLEIIAIKSSEGEEVILEDIIDTTAARGQVEKWLLELESSMKRSVKAQVVQAKDAFLKQIRSKWALEWPGQTILCVSKLYWTADVTAVLSKSLKDLKNYVDNCTNELNEIVKLVRGILSTQNRVTLEALVTMDVHSRDIVTELYKERVSIATDFKWLAQLRYYWMDENLWSTMINTSLKYAYEYLGNTSRLVITPLTDRCYRTLFSALSLHLGGAPEGPAGTGKTETTKDLAKAVAKQCVVFNCSEGLDYIALGKFFKGLASTGAWSCFDEFNRIDLEVLSVVAQQILTIQRAINAGLTKLDFEGTEIKLDPTCAVFITMNPGYAGRTELPDNLKALFRPVAMMVPDYALIAENTLYSYGFYDARPLSVKIVTAYRLCSEQLSSQNHYDYGMRAVKSVLVAAGNLKIKYPEVDEDILILRSIKDVNLPKFLSEDLPLFNGITSDLFPGVKLPEPDYTDLNTCVYDVCSASNLQCSAWFLEKIQQIYEMMIVRHGFMIVGLPFAGKTAAYNILADALKLCEERNLISEHKVEKFAMNPKAVPLGQLYGQFDPISHEWSDGVLAISYRAFATSTNENRKWLIFDGPIDAVWIESMNTVLDDNKKLCLMSGEIIQLAPYTNLIFETMDLEHASPATVSRCGMIYMEPDALGWDPVLRSWLADTPPVMNSWLRNFLHESLFRRFCDPILYWSHHEHVQKICPMPDTNLVRSLTYLMDCFLAEYRDEKAVKDIDELDLRAQVEGSFFFSCIWGLGGTLTVKSRERFSVLFRGFLERDFPVDLIEMFKLPKPIKPPLKPYIFIMPRDGLVFDYKFIKEGKGKWRLWSDELLDIPPIPRDIPVNQIIVPTVETIRYTALFRLLVSNEKPVLFVGPTGTGKSVYIIDFLLKKNNPTVNKPLIINFSAQTTANQTQDTIMGKLDRRRKGVYGAPISKRWIVFVDDLSMPMKEIYGAQPPIELLRQWLDHGEWYDRKEKSMIKLIDVHLMCAMAPPYRGGKDVTPRFKRHFVVLTISEFEDEVMTMIFSKIVLWHLDTRGFSKEFDPCIDEIVLGTLDVYKESLSNLLPTPAKCHYVFNLRDFSKVIQGVLLSVPETMPSLTSMRRLWVHEVLRVFGDRLIDQEDISWLVKQIRVTLNDRMNVLMEELFKDLLPPQREATLDDKSQAIITEQELRNLVYCDFGDTKVDIRLYQEVPDLDQLREIVETYLAEYNTMSRKPMNLVLFRYAIEHLSRISRIIKQPRNHALLVGVGGTGRQSLTRLASHICDYDVFQVEVTQQYGVNSWHEDIKGILRRVTATDLHSTFLFSDAQIKQESFLEDISNILNSGEIPNIFTVEELAEICEHMKQIDRQRDRSVQTDGSAVALFNLFVQITRDQLHIVMVMSPIGNDFRNRIRKFPALVNCCTIDWLQPWPEDALLAVATRFLRAIELTDNERTAGIDMCQFFHVSTQNLSAEFFIRLNRHVYVTPTSYLEMINTFKDLLGRKREEIINAKTRYERGLDQLDETQKQVVTMQETLKLLQPQLITATQDVERMLLEVDKERQEVAEFEKVVKIDESVAEVYANEAAAIKAECDADLAEAMPILKRAQSALDTLTTTDIAVIRTMKKPPQGVRLIVESVCVLKQIKPERVQQADGTFIEDYWRASLRMLSDVKFLDSLLNFDKDNIPDTVIEKIRREYLTNPDFNPEKIKKVSTACEGLCRWVFAMSEYDKVSKVVAPKKRALAEAQKIYDKAMDTLKAKREQLRQVQERLKILEELLEQRKTAFQAMSDKVTDCEIKLKRAEDLIGGLGGEYSRWSDTAKSLGERYQRLMGDIVIASGVVAYLGPFTMPFRLRQTVLWVKRCTDLQVICSSDFQLRDTLGDPALIRSWNIFGLPNDAFSVDNGIIIKNSRRWPLIIDPQGQANRWIKNMEKQNNVNIIRLTQPDYGRVLENALQFGLPVLLEHVDEELDAILEPILLKETFKQAGAICIKFGDAIIEYSFNFRGSSEAKERPDLESEKNALIMQGAANKKLLQETEDKILEILSIAEGNVLEDEEAVDILTSSKNLSNEIQVKQTVAEQTEKLIDDARLQYTPVAVYSTVLFFTSAALVNIDPMYQYSLSWFVNLFELAIDHTEPAEMVEQRLKDLMKYFTYSLYANICRSLFEKDKLLFSLLLAINLLEQRGQLCPSHWMFLLTGGVGIDNPYVNPTTWLPTKQWNELCNLDEIQEFSGIRESFTGNTSQWKRLFDSKEPQIETIPVPFQHLNLFKRMLILRCIRPDKILPAVQNFVQAELGSQFIEPPPLDLASTYADSNCCTPLIFVLTPGTDPTQLLLSFADEQGYSVNRLFSISLGQGQGPIAEEMIQTAVIVGNWVVLQNCHLAISWMSTLEKICEGLMPDTIHSEFRLWLTSYPSEHFPSSVLENSIKMTNEPPKGLRANIVRSYTSDPIIDPDFFESCSQTENFKKLLYSLCFFHAVIQERRQFGPIGWNITYEFNETDLRISVLQLHLFLDQFEDVRFDALKYLTGECNYGGRVTDDWDRRTLNTILSKFYCQQLLIEKRYYFDDTLMVYYCPSVREHEAFVEYTKNLPLITEPSVFGMNENADIIKDQHETNLLFSSLLLTQDRVDLWQLQQESVKSGTGQFTNDEIVLRMSNDILQKLPDDYDLVSALGKYPMSYEQSMNTVLVQEMGRFNKLLNYVRTSLENIIRAIKGIVIMSFELEDIYDAILTNKIPALWQQYSYPSLKPLGSYVHDLLSRLNFLKEWYEKGAPVVYWISGFYFTQAFLTGTRQNYARKYRIPIDLLIFDFFVLESDTMPVLPPEDGVYIYGLFLDGARFNKKQMTLDESFPKVLYEPMLPMWLLPVRKADIKEKVTYICPVYKTSERRGVLSTTGHSTNFVIAMTLPTLKSPEHWIMRGVALLCQLSE